A genome region from Musa acuminata AAA Group cultivar baxijiao chromosome BXJ3-5, Cavendish_Baxijiao_AAA, whole genome shotgun sequence includes the following:
- the LOC135638476 gene encoding putative RING-H2 finger protein ATL69, protein MWGSGLNLVTTVIGFGMSATFIVFVCTRLLCSRIRSTDSRATPLDIELRSDVGQPEHSIGGLEPVLVDAIPTMKYKLEAFSSREDNQCSICLGEYEEKEILRIMPSCHHNFHLACIDVWLQKQTTCPICRLPLNESLEAKSAASPLFDDQMDGSHEVSDDQYNQWILPSGHHAERMEITQEIHEPEYVVVGVSYHEGREART, encoded by the exons ATGTGGGGGTCGGGGCTGAACCTGGTGACGACGGTGATCGGGTTCGGGATGAGCGCCACCTTCATCGTGTTCGTGTGCACGCGCCTCCTCTGCAGCCGCATCCGCTCCACCGACTCCCGCGCCACTCCCTTGGACATCGAGCTCCGCTCCGACGTCGGCCAG CCTGAGCACTCAATCGGTGGCTTGGAACCTGTTCTTGTTGATGCTATTCCTACAATGAAGTACAAGCTGGAAGCTTTTTCTTCCAGAGAAGATAACCA GTGCTCAATTTGCTTAGGTGAATATGAGGAAAAAGAGATTCTGCGGATCATGCCATCCTGTCATCATAATTTCCATCTAGCTTGTATAGATGTCTGGCTGCAGAAACAGACTACTTGTCCGATTTGCCGATTGCCATTAAATGAGTCTCTCGAAGCAAAATCTGCTGCGTCCCCCTTATTTGACGACCAAATGGATGGCAGTCACGAGGTTTCTGATGATCAGTACAACCAATGGATACTTCCTAGTGGGCATCATGCAGAACGCATGGAGATCACTCAGGAGATCCATGAACCTGAATATGTAGTAGTTGGAGTTTCATATCATGAAGGTCGAGAAGCTAGAACATAG